The Molothrus aeneus isolate 106 chromosome 15, BPBGC_Maene_1.0, whole genome shotgun sequence genome includes a region encoding these proteins:
- the LOC136563031 gene encoding neuropeptide Y receptor type 2-like, with protein MESLRPGVGPLEGANSTFTMEKTALDEKLSQGWPAKDLVTPTQGLSGSRSVMMDSTKILGVQVILIAAYSLIILLGFIGNSLVIYIIVKYKTMRTVTNFFIANLALADLMVDTLCLPFTLVYTLLDEWKFGAVLCHLVPYAQALSVHVSTLTLTVIALDRYRCIVFHLDSRISKRLSFTIIAVMWLAAAVLAGPLAIFREYRYEEIPSINLKMAVCSEKWPSANNRDATIYSLSMLLLQYVLPLAIICYAYTRIWFKLKNHVSPTSRNESQCRRRKTTKMLVMVVVVFAVCWLPFHIFQLAIDLDLVLIFHEYKLLYTVFHVGAMCSTFVNPLLYGWMNKNYRNGFLMFFRCQNKPESIHTEGSVRGRSYIFRANTLNGSIKQTPGNGALPTEV; from the coding sequence atGGAAAGTCTCAGGCCAGGTGTGGGACCATTGGAGGGAGCCAACAGCACATTCACCATGGAGAAGACAGCATTAGATGAGAAGCTGTCACAGGGCTGGCCTGCCAAGGACTTGGTCACTCCCACCCAGGGTCTCTCTGGGTCCCGCAGTGTCATGATGGACAGCACCAAGATCCTGGGGGTCCAGGTCATCCTGATTGCTGCCTACTCCCTCATCATTCTGCTGGGCTTCATCGGGAACTCCCTGGTCATCTACATCATAGTGAAGTACAAGACCATGAGGACTGTCACCAACTTCTTCATAGCTAACCTGGCCCTGGCAGACCTGATGGTGGACACACTCTGTCTGCCCTTCACCCTGGTGTACACCCTGCTGGATGAGTGGAAGTTTGGAGCTGTCCTTTGTCACCTGGTTCCTTATGCTCAAGCTCTGAGTGTCCACGTGTCCACTCTCACTCTGACTGTGATTGCCCTGGATAGGTACCGCTGTATTGTTTTCCACCTGGACAGCAGGATTTCCAAGAGGCTCAGCTTCACCATCATAGCTGTCAtgtggctggcagcagctgtccTAGCAGGGCCTCTGGCCATCTTCAGGGAGTACCGGTACGAGGAAATCCCGTCCATTAACCTCAAAATGGCTGTGTGCTCAGAAAAATGGCCCTCTGCTAACAACAGAGATGCCACCATCTACAGTCTGTCCATGCTCCTCCTGCAGTATGTTCTTCCTCTTGCAATTATTTGTTATGCCTACACCAGGATCTGGTTCAAGCTGAAAAACCACGTCAGTCCCACTTCTAGGAATGAAAGCCAGTGCCGGAGGAGGAAGACAACCAAAATGCTCGTGATGGTGGTTGTGGTGTTTGCAGTCTGCTGGCTCCCCTTCCACATATTCCAGCTTGCCATTGACCTTGATCTGGTTCTTATCTTCCACGAGTACAAACTCCTGTACACTGTCTTCCATGTTGGGGCCATGTGCTCTACATTTGTCAACCCCCTGCTCTATGGATGGATGAACAAGAACTACAGGAATGGATTCCTTATGTTCTTCCGTTGCCAGAACAAGCCCGAGAGCATCCACACTGAAGGCTCAGTTAGGGGGAGGTCTTACATCTTCAGGGCCAACACCCTAAATGGGAGCATCAAACAGACTCCTGGCAATGGAGCACTGCCCACAGAGGTttag